One part of the Deltaproteobacteria bacterium genome encodes these proteins:
- a CDS encoding gamma-glutamyltransferase, producing MARATRSLVAALLALAFAVQPALARTNKPPLHGHHWVAVTGKPLAAVAGAKTFERGGNAVDAACAMLAATATMWDVLSWGGETQALIFDPRTQRVIGVNAHGVAGSDATVAHFRKQGLAYPPATGGEAAVTPGTPGGLLIMLAEYGRLSLAEVLWPALELARGYPIDAETANALERDRALLASWPDSKRVLLPHLDPSDASKRAAPAAGEIFRQPELAATLEKLIAAERDALAAGKSRRDAILAAYGRFYRGDIARELVAAARAQGALFTEQDLARWSVRIEEPVRTTYRGVDVYKLTTWTQGPAMLQALNLLEQKDLRALGHNSPDYLHAIYQAMNLAFADRDFYYGDPYHGPAEPIAGLLSKDYAKRRFGEIDWARNDPDVKPGDPYPFQGAKNPFARLLRSWPPRPAREADGAHGNPADRASLRAARERAFMAGTTSIQAADAEGWVVSVTPSGAWIPAVIAGRTGIGLSQRMQAFVLDPAMNPYNVLATGKLPRVTLTPTLALKDGKPWLAFSVQGGDTQDQNLLQFFLNVVEFGMTPQQAAEAPNLVSFQMFSSFGEHVSEPGRLVLRADTPVATLEAMRARGYQVETEAKTSGPITAILVDAEHGTLWGAASDFGEDTGIAW from the coding sequence ATGGCACGAGCAACGCGTTCTCTGGTGGCTGCGCTGCTGGCATTGGCGTTCGCCGTGCAGCCTGCGCTCGCGCGCACCAACAAGCCCCCGCTGCACGGTCACCACTGGGTCGCGGTCACGGGCAAGCCGCTCGCCGCGGTCGCAGGCGCGAAGACGTTCGAGCGCGGCGGCAACGCGGTGGACGCGGCGTGCGCGATGCTCGCGGCGACCGCGACGATGTGGGACGTGCTCTCGTGGGGCGGCGAGACGCAGGCGCTGATCTTCGATCCGCGCACGCAGCGCGTGATCGGCGTGAATGCGCACGGCGTCGCCGGCAGCGACGCGACCGTGGCGCACTTTCGCAAGCAGGGCCTCGCCTACCCGCCGGCGACGGGCGGAGAAGCAGCCGTCACGCCAGGCACGCCGGGCGGCCTGCTCATCATGCTCGCGGAGTACGGGAGGCTCTCACTCGCCGAGGTGTTATGGCCCGCGCTCGAGCTCGCGCGCGGCTACCCGATCGACGCCGAGACCGCGAACGCGCTGGAACGAGACCGCGCGCTACTCGCGTCGTGGCCCGACTCGAAGCGCGTGCTGCTCCCGCACCTCGATCCGAGCGACGCGTCTAAGCGCGCCGCGCCCGCAGCGGGCGAGATCTTCCGCCAGCCCGAGCTCGCGGCGACGCTCGAGAAGCTGATCGCGGCGGAGCGAGATGCGCTCGCCGCCGGGAAGTCGCGACGCGACGCGATCCTCGCCGCGTACGGGCGCTTCTATCGCGGCGACATCGCGCGCGAGCTGGTCGCCGCGGCGCGCGCGCAGGGCGCGCTCTTCACGGAGCAAGACCTCGCGCGCTGGAGCGTGCGCATCGAAGAGCCGGTGCGCACGACGTACCGCGGCGTCGACGTGTACAAGCTCACCACTTGGACGCAGGGCCCCGCGATGCTGCAGGCGCTGAACCTGCTCGAGCAGAAGGACCTGCGCGCGCTCGGCCACAACTCGCCCGACTACCTGCACGCGATCTATCAGGCGATGAACCTCGCCTTCGCCGACCGCGACTTTTATTACGGCGATCCGTACCACGGACCCGCGGAGCCGATCGCGGGCCTGCTCTCGAAGGACTATGCAAAGCGGCGCTTCGGCGAGATCGACTGGGCCCGCAACGATCCCGACGTGAAGCCCGGCGACCCCTACCCGTTCCAAGGTGCGAAAAACCCGTTCGCGCGATTGCTTCGCTCGTGGCCGCCGAGGCCTGCGCGCGAGGCGGACGGCGCGCACGGCAACCCGGCCGACCGCGCCTCGTTGCGCGCCGCGCGCGAGCGCGCGTTCATGGCGGGCACGACCTCGATTCAGGCCGCCGACGCCGAGGGCTGGGTCGTGTCGGTGACGCCGAGCGGTGCGTGGATTCCGGCGGTGATCGCAGGCCGCACAGGCATCGGGCTGTCGCAGCGCATGCAGGCGTTCGTGCTCGATCCCGCGATGAATCCATACAACGTGCTCGCAACGGGCAAGCTCCCTCGCGTCACGCTCACGCCGACGCTCGCACTGAAGGACGGCAAGCCGTGGCTCGCGTTTTCGGTGCAAGGCGGCGACACGCAGGATCAGAACCTGCTGCAGTTCTTCCTGAACGTGGTCGAGTTCGGCATGACGCCGCAGCAAGCGGCGGAGGCGCCGAACCTGGTCTCGTTCCAGATGTTCAGCTCGTTCGGCGAGCACGTCTCGGAGCCGGGCCGCCTCGTGCTGCGTGCGGACACTCCCGTCGCGACGCTCGAGGCGATGCGCGCGCGCGGTTATCAGGTGGAGACCGAGGCGAAAACCTCGGGCCCGATCACCGCAATTCTCGTCGACGCGGAGCACGGCACGCTGTGGGGCGCGGCGAGCGATTTCGGAGAGGACACCGGAATCGCGTGGTGA
- a CDS encoding alpha/beta hydrolase fold domain-containing protein: MSTPLDVRALLDPEVAAALTAIPFDLGILSDATLPAIRAGFAAAPPLPLSDQVERSDHAIPGRAGVSVRVHRPKGASGALPCVYWIHGGGLILGNNKQDDLRFDRWCQSLSCVGVSVDYRLAPESRYPEPLEDCYVGLRWVRDNAAALGVDPRRLGIGGASAGGGLAAGLALLARDRGEIALAFQALIYPMLDDRMITASSQWIDPVWPPSANRYGWRSYLGELGDAAVPAYAAPARASDLSRLPRTFISVGALDGFSDEDIDYAARLRRAGVATELHVYPGAPHGFDGLAAGTAIAKRANRDIEEWLAAALR, translated from the coding sequence ATGTCCACTCCGCTCGACGTTCGCGCGCTGCTCGATCCCGAGGTCGCCGCCGCGCTCACCGCGATTCCCTTCGATCTCGGCATCCTCTCCGACGCGACGCTGCCCGCGATTCGCGCGGGCTTCGCGGCGGCGCCGCCGCTGCCGCTCTCGGATCAGGTGGAGCGCAGCGACCACGCGATCCCTGGCCGCGCCGGGGTGAGCGTGCGCGTACATCGCCCGAAGGGCGCGAGCGGCGCGCTGCCGTGCGTGTACTGGATCCACGGCGGCGGCCTGATCCTCGGCAATAACAAGCAGGACGATCTGCGCTTCGACCGCTGGTGCCAGTCGCTGAGCTGCGTGGGCGTGTCGGTCGATTACCGGCTCGCGCCCGAGTCGCGCTACCCGGAGCCGCTCGAGGATTGTTATGTCGGGCTGCGCTGGGTGCGGGACAACGCCGCGGCGCTCGGCGTCGACCCGCGGCGGCTCGGCATCGGCGGCGCGAGCGCGGGCGGCGGCCTCGCGGCCGGGCTTGCGCTGCTCGCGCGCGATCGCGGCGAGATCGCGCTCGCGTTCCAGGCGCTGATCTACCCCATGCTCGACGACCGCATGATCACCGCGTCGTCGCAGTGGATCGACCCGGTGTGGCCGCCCAGCGCGAATCGCTACGGCTGGCGCAGCTACCTCGGCGAGCTGGGCGACGCTGCGGTGCCGGCATACGCGGCGCCTGCGCGCGCGAGCGATCTCTCGCGCCTCCCGCGCACGTTCATCTCGGTGGGCGCGCTCGACGGGTTCTCGGACGAGGACATCGACTACGCCGCGCGGCTGCGGCGCGCGGGCGTGGCGACCGAGCTGCACGTCTACCCCGGCGCGCCGCACGGCTTCGACGGGCTCGCCGCGGGCACGGCGATCGCGAAGCGCGCGAATCGCGACATCGAGGAGTGGCTCGCCGCCGCGCTGCGCTGA
- a CDS encoding DUF2889 domain-containing protein produces the protein MFQQTPDRIRATGTILDLRKCGFVPSGLEVQSAGFIHLMHWRCTLDERGVIEALEIEQPHVAMERSAATGGECCRDPAPRLQALVGGAIDAGFTKRLAGVFGGPLGCSHLLTLGQALGAFVPRVLASPQRRAGEREPGERVAKQNLMLDGFERAGTLELAIQASEFWLAPQRSVRDFIDRAARALEARVIGEIAVGGMQLNALSAAARERTPATGVSAQWECRDAVASKLAGDSALRGMAGRVRALAGELGPGDDGALMTQALLNFAPALIQCMAALTHRMPLMYERARTGAGLTAEESSFTSSGGQLDSCYMWRSGGAASRLRRL, from the coding sequence GTGTTCCAGCAGACCCCGGACCGCATCCGCGCGACTGGGACGATCCTCGACCTGCGGAAATGCGGTTTCGTGCCGAGCGGGCTCGAGGTCCAGAGCGCGGGCTTCATCCACCTGATGCACTGGCGCTGCACGCTCGACGAGCGCGGCGTGATCGAGGCGCTCGAGATCGAGCAGCCGCACGTGGCGATGGAGCGCAGCGCGGCGACGGGCGGCGAGTGCTGCCGCGATCCTGCACCGCGGCTGCAGGCGCTCGTGGGCGGCGCGATCGACGCGGGCTTCACGAAGCGGCTCGCGGGCGTGTTCGGCGGGCCGCTCGGCTGCTCGCATCTGCTCACCCTCGGCCAGGCGCTCGGCGCGTTCGTGCCGCGCGTGCTCGCGAGCCCGCAGCGGCGCGCGGGTGAGCGCGAGCCCGGCGAGCGCGTCGCAAAACAGAACCTGATGCTCGACGGCTTCGAGCGCGCGGGCACGCTCGAGCTCGCGATTCAGGCGAGCGAGTTCTGGCTCGCGCCGCAGCGCAGCGTGCGCGACTTCATCGACCGCGCGGCGCGAGCGCTCGAAGCGCGCGTGATCGGCGAGATCGCGGTCGGCGGCATGCAGCTGAACGCGCTCAGCGCCGCCGCGCGCGAACGCACGCCGGCGACCGGAGTGAGCGCGCAGTGGGAGTGCCGCGATGCGGTGGCGAGCAAGCTCGCGGGCGACTCCGCGCTGCGCGGGATGGCGGGGCGCGTGCGCGCGCTTGCCGGCGAGCTCGGCCCCGGTGACGACGGCGCGCTCATGACGCAGGCGCTGCTCAACTTCGCGCCCGCGCTGATCCAGTGCATGGCCGCGCTCACGCATCGCATGCCGCTGATGTACGAGCGCGCGAGGACCGGCGCGGGCCTCACGGCCGAAGAGAGCTCGTTCACGAGCAGCGGGGGCCAGCTCGACAGCTGTTACATGTGGCGAAGCGGCGGCGCCGCGAGTCGCCTCCGCCGCCTCTGA
- a CDS encoding substrate-binding domain-containing protein, with protein sequence MRLLRVMLGAGLALALAGAAHAAPKQSVRLATTSALVDTGLLAYLLPKFTADTGIEVQVLAVDATRAFELGKRGEADALLVDDRAGEDFFLSQRHATERREVMYVEYLVAGPRNDPAELGDGASAPGAFKAFSERQQAFVSRGDGSGTVALEKRLWNQAGRVPDVGAGTWYFSANASMAKTLALAGEKRAYVLVDKPTWLREKNHYGLIELVDGGVQLQNGFGVLVVNDLKHKTARYAPAKKLADWLTGTQGRTLIPKFKIAEKFPYMVR encoded by the coding sequence ATGCGACTTCTCAGGGTGATGCTCGGGGCCGGTCTGGCGCTCGCGCTTGCGGGAGCCGCGCATGCCGCGCCGAAACAGAGCGTGCGGCTCGCGACGACGAGCGCGCTCGTCGACACCGGGCTGCTCGCATACCTGCTGCCGAAGTTCACCGCCGATACCGGCATCGAGGTCCAGGTGCTCGCGGTCGATGCGACCCGCGCGTTCGAGCTCGGCAAGCGCGGCGAGGCCGATGCGCTGCTCGTCGACGACCGCGCGGGCGAGGACTTCTTCCTGTCGCAGCGGCACGCGACCGAGCGCCGCGAGGTGATGTACGTCGAGTACCTGGTGGCCGGCCCGCGGAACGATCCCGCCGAGCTCGGCGACGGCGCCAGCGCACCCGGTGCGTTCAAGGCGTTCTCGGAACGGCAGCAAGCGTTCGTCTCGCGCGGCGATGGCTCTGGAACGGTCGCGCTCGAGAAACGGCTCTGGAACCAAGCCGGGCGCGTGCCGGACGTGGGCGCCGGGACGTGGTACTTCAGCGCGAACGCGTCGATGGCGAAGACGCTCGCGCTCGCCGGCGAGAAGCGCGCGTACGTGCTCGTCGACAAGCCCACCTGGCTGCGCGAGAAGAACCACTACGGCCTGATCGAGCTCGTGGACGGCGGCGTGCAGCTGCAGAACGGTTTCGGCGTGCTCGTGGTGAACGACCTCAAGCACAAGACCGCGCGCTACGCGCCCGCCAAGAAGCTGGCGGACTGGCTCACCGGGACGCAGGGCAGAACGCTGATCCCGAAGTTCAAGATCGCGGAGAAGTTCCCGTACATGGTGCGCTGA
- a CDS encoding amidohydrolase family protein — MRALALALCFVAAAALAQETKPAPPQRVAVRAARLIDGSGAPPIRDAVVLIADQRITAVGRSLAIPDGTRVIDLGGATLLPGLIDCHTHIAGGDPGDYYEQLFRRSPIDAAVTAHVFARRTLEAGFTSVREVGAEELVDVALKRAIERGEVVGPRMQVATLAIGATGGHADLTGFSPYLRFENLSGIADGVDGVRKAVRQRAKWGADVIKVVATAGVLSEEESVGAPQYTQAELDALVDEASTWGLRVAAHAHGAEGIKRAVRAGVASIEHGSLLDDEGIRLMKQRGTVLVADVYNDDYILAEFARLGYPQKIINKERLIGRTQRESFQRAVRAGVKVAFGSDAGVYPHGWNGKQFAHMVRWGLSPLEAITAATSRAAELLGWEDRAGRVAPGLYADLIAVAGDPLTDVTELERVTWVMKGGVVVKDAR, encoded by the coding sequence ATGCGCGCGCTCGCCCTCGCGCTCTGCTTCGTTGCCGCTGCGGCCCTCGCACAGGAGACGAAGCCTGCGCCTCCGCAGCGCGTCGCTGTGCGCGCAGCTCGCCTGATCGACGGCTCCGGCGCGCCGCCGATTCGCGACGCGGTGGTGCTGATCGCGGACCAACGGATCACCGCCGTCGGCCGAAGCCTCGCGATTCCCGATGGCACGCGCGTGATCGACCTCGGCGGCGCGACGCTGCTGCCAGGGCTGATCGACTGCCACACCCACATCGCGGGCGGCGACCCTGGCGACTACTACGAGCAGCTGTTCCGCCGCAGCCCGATCGACGCCGCCGTGACTGCGCACGTGTTCGCGCGCCGCACGCTGGAGGCGGGATTCACGAGCGTGCGCGAGGTCGGCGCGGAGGAGCTCGTCGACGTCGCCTTGAAGCGCGCGATCGAGCGCGGCGAGGTCGTGGGCCCGCGCATGCAAGTCGCGACGCTCGCGATCGGCGCGACGGGCGGTCACGCGGACCTGACGGGCTTCTCGCCTTACCTGCGCTTCGAGAACTTGAGCGGGATCGCGGACGGCGTCGACGGCGTGCGCAAGGCCGTGCGGCAGCGCGCGAAGTGGGGCGCGGACGTGATCAAAGTCGTCGCGACCGCCGGCGTGCTCTCCGAGGAAGAGTCCGTGGGCGCGCCGCAATACACGCAAGCGGAGCTCGACGCGCTGGTCGACGAGGCGTCGACGTGGGGCCTGCGGGTGGCGGCGCACGCGCATGGCGCCGAGGGCATCAAGCGCGCGGTGCGCGCCGGCGTCGCTTCGATCGAGCACGGCTCGCTGCTCGACGACGAGGGCATTCGGCTGATGAAGCAGCGTGGCACCGTGCTCGTCGCCGACGTCTACAACGACGACTACATCCTCGCCGAGTTCGCGCGGCTCGGATACCCGCAGAAGATCATCAACAAAGAACGCCTCATCGGTCGCACGCAGCGCGAGAGCTTCCAGCGCGCGGTGCGCGCCGGCGTGAAGGTGGCGTTCGGCAGCGATGCCGGCGTCTATCCGCACGGCTGGAACGGCAAGCAGTTCGCGCACATGGTGCGCTGGGGCCTCTCGCCGCTCGAAGCGATCACCGCCGCCACGTCGCGGGCTGCCGAGCTGCTCGGCTGGGAAGATCGCGCGGGCCGCGTGGCGCCGGGTCTCTACGCCGACCTGATCGCAGTCGCGGGCGACCCGCTGACGGACGTGACCGAGCTCGAGCGGGTGACCTGGGTGATGAAGGGCGGCGTGGTCGTGAAGGACGCGCGCTAG
- a CDS encoding response regulator, which translates to MLPDSLTGDTLIVLTISDTGPGMDEETREKIFEPFFTTKLERGNTGLGLSVVYGIVRETGGHIRVTSEPGRGARFDIYWPEVGGVAAGKDLAAKPESEAPPMRARVLLVEDQAVLRLGLTRWLADSGYSVVGCESGEEALTRATDIDVVASDVVLRGMDGIELLGRIRRRAPRLPAVLFSGHLDHLARERREIPPGVAFLEKPFAPEALVSKLDELVDAARAAPAR; encoded by the coding sequence GTGCTGCCGGACTCCCTGACGGGCGACACGTTGATCGTGCTCACGATCTCGGACACGGGTCCCGGCATGGACGAGGAGACGCGCGAGAAAATCTTCGAGCCGTTCTTCACGACCAAGCTGGAGCGCGGCAACACCGGGCTCGGCCTGTCGGTGGTCTACGGCATCGTGCGCGAGACGGGCGGACACATCCGCGTCACGAGCGAGCCGGGGCGCGGCGCGCGCTTCGACATCTACTGGCCCGAGGTCGGAGGGGTCGCGGCGGGGAAGGATCTCGCGGCGAAGCCCGAGTCCGAGGCGCCGCCGATGCGGGCGCGCGTGCTGCTGGTCGAGGATCAAGCCGTGCTGCGACTCGGCCTCACGCGCTGGCTCGCGGATTCGGGCTACTCCGTCGTCGGGTGCGAGAGCGGAGAGGAGGCGCTCACGCGCGCGACCGACATCGACGTCGTCGCGTCCGATGTCGTGCTGCGCGGCATGGACGGCATCGAGCTGTTAGGGAGAATTCGCCGTCGCGCGCCGCGCCTTCCAGCCGTGCTCTTCTCCGGCCACCTCGATCACCTCGCGCGCGAGCGCCGCGAGATTCCACCGGGCGTCGCGTTCCTCGAGAAGCCGTTCGCGCCCGAAGCGCTCGTCTCGAAGCTCGACGAGCTCGTCGATGCCGCGCGCGCGGCGCCGGCGCGCTGA
- a CDS encoding CoA transferase, translated as MPMPLEGIRVLDWTIWQQGPICTSMLADMGADVIKIEQTGVGDPGRYLFAAGGASAADRPNWYFESHNRNKRAITLDFSQQAGRDVLYELVKKSDVFVQNFRHGVAARLGVDYATLSQHNPRLVYGSATGYGPHGDETAEPSFDHLGLARSGIMNAAGEPDMPPLGIAGGIADQMGGVMLAWGIMNALFARERHGVGQEVNGSHLGSMLFLQGLSLSMKLMAGVAFPRTFRARAGNPLWNHYRCGDGKWIALAMLQSDRYWPDVARVIGRPELATDERFKNLTVRAMNSAECVAILDAAFATKPRDEWLRLLKEDGGDYIYTIVNTVDDLPNDPQVLANGYVTELDHPQYGKTKAVGIPVELTKTPGSVRTAAPELGQNTEEILMDLCGYDWEKISALRDAKVI; from the coding sequence ATGCCCATGCCGCTCGAAGGCATCCGCGTACTCGACTGGACGATTTGGCAGCAGGGTCCGATCTGCACCTCGATGCTCGCCGACATGGGGGCCGATGTGATCAAGATCGAGCAGACCGGAGTGGGCGATCCCGGCCGATACCTGTTCGCCGCGGGCGGCGCGTCTGCTGCGGATCGTCCGAACTGGTACTTCGAGTCGCACAACCGTAACAAGCGCGCGATCACCCTCGACTTCTCGCAGCAGGCGGGGCGCGACGTGCTCTACGAGCTCGTGAAGAAGTCCGACGTGTTCGTGCAGAACTTCCGGCACGGCGTCGCGGCGCGGCTCGGCGTCGACTACGCGACGCTGTCGCAGCACAACCCGCGCCTCGTCTACGGCAGCGCGACGGGCTACGGCCCGCACGGCGACGAGACCGCGGAGCCGTCGTTCGACCATCTCGGCCTCGCGCGCAGCGGCATCATGAACGCCGCCGGCGAGCCCGACATGCCGCCGCTCGGCATCGCCGGCGGCATCGCGGACCAGATGGGCGGCGTGATGCTCGCGTGGGGAATCATGAACGCGCTGTTCGCGCGCGAGCGCCACGGCGTGGGCCAAGAGGTGAACGGCTCGCACCTCGGCTCGATGCTGTTCCTGCAAGGCCTCAGCTTGTCGATGAAGCTGATGGCGGGCGTCGCGTTCCCGCGCACGTTCCGCGCGCGCGCCGGGAACCCGCTCTGGAATCACTACCGGTGCGGCGACGGCAAGTGGATCGCGCTCGCGATGCTGCAGAGCGACCGCTACTGGCCCGACGTCGCGCGCGTGATCGGTCGCCCCGAGCTCGCGACCGACGAGCGCTTCAAGAACCTCACGGTGCGCGCGATGAACAGCGCGGAGTGCGTCGCGATCCTCGACGCCGCCTTCGCGACGAAGCCGCGCGACGAGTGGCTGCGCCTCCTCAAGGAAGACGGCGGGGACTACATCTACACGATCGTGAACACCGTCGACGATCTGCCGAACGATCCTCAAGTGCTCGCGAACGGCTACGTCACCGAGCTCGATCATCCGCAATACGGCAAGACGAAGGCGGTGGGCATTCCCGTCGAGCTGACGAAGACGCCGGGCAGCGTGCGCACCGCCGCGCCCGAGCTCGGGCAGAACACGGAAGAGATCCTGATGGATCTGTGTGGCTACGACTGGGAGAAGATCAGCGCGCTGCGCGATGCGAAGGTGATTTGA
- a CDS encoding MFS transporter, giving the protein MSEAAASATTSAGAARWLALAGALAVQAVSVGATLVAFGFMQVPVAAEFEASIATVSLGFVLFLPAQAFAGLALGPLVDRIGPRVIMLGGAVVSALGCALIYVADSLAVAGIGFSLLVAAGAVGLGPMPCSKLVVDWFPDQPGTALGINAVGPSIGALLGPKLIPLAIGAWGWRGAVAACGLAFAATLPLVLALVREAKSAAPTHAPGVPAAPADRSYLRDRNFWVLTLAFGLAFGALVSLGNAYPPYATQTRELTNAFVGNLLFASAVVGIGANLAFGRLADRFSRKALIWSAFAPLIACCALLATTPPTSWLMPMAIVTGVAQGLTALWTATIGDRFAPESFGSVMGAMGLFMLPFTMSGVQFPMSVFAATGRFEPAFATFAALTTVAAVLLFFLGPKRGSA; this is encoded by the coding sequence GTGAGCGAAGCCGCCGCGTCCGCAACGACTTCCGCCGGCGCCGCGCGCTGGCTCGCGCTCGCCGGCGCGCTCGCGGTGCAGGCCGTCAGCGTCGGCGCGACGCTCGTGGCGTTCGGCTTCATGCAGGTGCCCGTCGCCGCGGAGTTCGAGGCGAGCATCGCCACGGTCTCGCTCGGCTTCGTGCTGTTCCTCCCCGCGCAGGCGTTCGCAGGTCTCGCGCTCGGGCCGCTCGTCGACCGCATCGGGCCGCGCGTGATCATGCTCGGCGGCGCCGTCGTCTCCGCGCTCGGCTGCGCGCTGATCTACGTCGCGGACTCGCTGGCCGTGGCCGGCATCGGCTTCTCGCTGCTCGTCGCTGCCGGCGCGGTCGGCCTCGGGCCGATGCCGTGCTCGAAGCTCGTGGTCGACTGGTTCCCCGATCAGCCGGGCACCGCCCTCGGCATCAACGCGGTGGGCCCATCGATCGGCGCGCTGCTCGGCCCGAAGCTGATTCCGCTCGCGATCGGCGCGTGGGGTTGGCGCGGCGCCGTCGCGGCGTGCGGACTCGCGTTCGCCGCGACGCTGCCGCTCGTGCTCGCGCTCGTGCGCGAGGCGAAGTCCGCAGCGCCTACGCACGCGCCGGGCGTTCCGGCGGCGCCGGCCGACCGCAGCTACCTGCGCGACCGCAACTTCTGGGTGCTGACGCTCGCCTTCGGCCTCGCGTTCGGCGCGCTCGTGAGCCTCGGCAACGCCTACCCACCGTACGCCACGCAAACGCGCGAGCTGACCAACGCTTTCGTCGGCAACTTGTTGTTCGCGAGCGCCGTCGTCGGCATCGGCGCCAACCTCGCGTTCGGTCGCCTCGCCGACCGCTTCTCGCGCAAAGCACTGATCTGGAGCGCGTTCGCGCCGCTGATCGCGTGCTGCGCGCTGCTCGCCACCACGCCGCCCACGAGCTGGCTCATGCCGATGGCGATCGTCACCGGCGTCGCGCAGGGTCTCACCGCACTCTGGACTGCCACGATCGGCGATCGCTTCGCCCCCGAGAGCTTCGGCAGCGTGATGGGAGCGATGGGCCTCTTCATGCTCCCGTTCACCATGTCCGGCGTGCAGTTCCCGATGTCCGTCTTCGCCGCCACCGGCCGCTTCGAGCCCGCCTTCGCCACCTTCGCCGCCCTAACAACCGTCGCTGCCGTGCTGCTCTTCTTTCTCGGGCCGAAGCGCGGCAGCGCCTAG
- a CDS encoding thiamine pyrophosphate-binding protein, with product MAEINGGVIAARQLKKSGIDTMFGVVAGPMIELFGGGAQENLKVVGCRHEINGGFMASSWGWQKKEPGVLVVGSGPAMTNTITPLYVATESAMPLVVLGGSAFGGTLGLGAFQELNQVAAAKPVCKWTGQVDATERIGEWIHLALAKALEGRPGGVYLDFPGHLVSRKVAEETVRYYGAPEVTRPHPDPNAIARAADLLESAERPLVLVGKGAAWADARDAITKLVDLGIPYITSPMARGTLPDDHPNFANAARSHAMKNADVVLMIGGRFNWIFGLGRRFAKGAKIVQIDLAPEEMTSGADVALGIVADAAVATEQLANAVSKRKLRSTGGAWLSSLRAERERNEAGAAKAIHDASIPINPYRLVQEVAAALPRDAIVTEEGEMIMGVCRAMLPSYENRGRLNAGTTGCMGVGAPYAIGAKLACPNKPSVAVLGDYAFGAAAMSVETAVRVGAAPVLVVANNEGIAGHMLQDAFMPPGAPRIASLLPARYELMAEMVGAHAEYVERPEQIRPALDRALAADKLSIVHVRIDPKAARLGGTNYLQ from the coding sequence ATGGCGGAGATCAATGGCGGCGTCATCGCCGCGCGGCAGCTGAAGAAGTCCGGCATCGACACGATGTTCGGTGTCGTCGCAGGGCCGATGATCGAGTTGTTCGGCGGCGGCGCGCAGGAGAACCTCAAAGTCGTCGGCTGCCGCCACGAGATCAACGGCGGCTTCATGGCCTCGAGCTGGGGCTGGCAGAAGAAGGAGCCCGGCGTGCTCGTGGTCGGCTCCGGGCCCGCGATGACGAACACGATCACGCCGCTCTACGTCGCGACCGAGAGCGCGATGCCGCTCGTGGTGCTCGGCGGCTCGGCATTCGGCGGCACGCTCGGGCTCGGCGCGTTCCAGGAGCTGAACCAGGTCGCGGCGGCGAAGCCCGTGTGCAAGTGGACCGGACAGGTCGACGCGACAGAGCGCATCGGCGAGTGGATCCATCTCGCGCTCGCGAAGGCGCTCGAAGGGCGACCGGGCGGCGTGTACCTCGACTTCCCCGGTCACCTCGTCTCGCGCAAGGTCGCGGAGGAGACCGTGCGTTATTACGGCGCGCCCGAAGTGACGCGCCCGCATCCCGACCCGAACGCGATCGCGCGCGCGGCGGACCTGCTCGAATCCGCGGAGCGGCCGCTCGTGCTCGTCGGCAAGGGAGCGGCGTGGGCCGACGCGCGCGACGCGATCACGAAGCTGGTCGACCTCGGCATCCCGTACATCACCTCCCCCATGGCTCGCGGCACGCTGCCCGACGATCACCCGAACTTCGCGAACGCCGCGCGCTCGCACGCGATGAAGAACGCCGACGTCGTGCTGATGATCGGCGGGCGCTTCAACTGGATCTTCGGCCTCGGCCGCCGTTTCGCGAAGGGCGCGAAGATCGTGCAGATCGACCTCGCGCCGGAGGAGATGACGTCCGGCGCCGATGTCGCGCTCGGCATCGTGGCCGACGCCGCGGTCGCGACGGAGCAGCTCGCGAACGCGGTGTCGAAGCGCAAGCTGCGCAGCACCGGCGGCGCGTGGCTCAGCTCGCTGCGCGCGGAGCGCGAGCGCAACGAGGCCGGCGCGGCGAAGGCGATTCACGACGCCTCGATCCCGATCAACCCGTACCGACTCGTTCAGGAGGTCGCCGCCGCATTGCCGCGCGACGCGATCGTCACCGAAGAGGGCGAGATGATCATGGGCGTGTGCCGCGCGATGCTGCCCAGCTACGAGAACCGCGGGCGCCTGAACGCCGGCACCACGGGCTGCATGGGCGTCGGCGCGCCGTACGCGATCGGCGCGAAGCTCGCGTGCCCGAACAAACCCAGCGTGGCGGTGCTCGGCGACTACGCCTTCGGCGCCGCCGCGATGAGCGTCGAGACTGCGGTGCGCGTGGGCGCCGCGCCGGTGCTCGTGGTCGCCAACAACGAGGGCATCGCGGGCCACATGCTGCAGGACGCGTTCATGCCGCCGGGCGCGCCGCGCATCGCGTCGCTCTTGCCTGCGCGCTACGAGCTGATGGCCGAGATGGTCGGCGCGCACGCGGAGTACGTGGAGCGCCCCGAGCAGATCCGCCCCGCGCTCGATCGGGCGCTCGCCGCCGACAAGCTCTCGATCGTGCACGTGCGCATCGACCCGAAGGCCGCGCGGCTCGGCGGGACGAACTACTTGCAATAA